In Myxococcus stipitatus, a single window of DNA contains:
- a CDS encoding carboxypeptidase-like regulatory domain-containing protein: MKARVHAGMVLACGLVASVARAQSADSGGLMGTVIHGADGQPLTDVEVRVVGPSLLGDLRVLTDGDGHFRVPRLPPGLYTVVYLKEGYQSWERYETRVELGRTTRADMKLAREDVGCWFVARREGLDTVSTTTGLHVGPEFFRRIAVR, from the coding sequence GTGAAGGCGCGCGTTCATGCGGGGATGGTGCTCGCCTGTGGGCTGGTGGCCTCCGTCGCGAGGGCCCAGTCCGCGGACAGCGGCGGCCTCATGGGCACCGTCATCCACGGCGCCGATGGGCAGCCACTCACGGACGTGGAGGTCCGCGTCGTCGGGCCCTCGCTCCTCGGGGACCTCCGCGTCCTGACGGATGGGGACGGACATTTCCGCGTCCCACGCCTGCCTCCGGGCCTGTACACCGTGGTCTACCTCAAGGAGGGCTACCAGAGCTGGGAGCGCTACGAGACCCGGGTCGAGCTCGGGCGGACCACTCGCGCGGACATGAAGCTCGCCCGCGAGGACGTGGGCTGCTGGTTCGTCGCCCGGCGCGAGGGGCTCGACACGGTCTCCACCACCACGGGCCTCCACGTGGGCCCGGAGTTCTTCCGGCGCATCGCGGTCCGTTGA
- a CDS encoding carboxypeptidase-like regulatory domain-containing protein, with protein sequence MRPSRRAGAPLKAAGELDGLVRHALTDESLSQVSVTVSQPDTGRAWTTETNAEGQYHFFCLPPGDYTVRVSKPTYATVERDSISVREKRVRVFDMKLYPADYEPPPPPLPPTSEGCYTVGATVNPDFIRTIRIQEASVPPTPRLRGFTSLAELAPTPWMDSVGIGTRYAPSTRPAR encoded by the coding sequence GTGAGGCCCTCGCGTCGCGCTGGCGCGCCCCTCAAGGCGGCGGGAGAGCTGGATGGCCTCGTCCGTCACGCGCTCACGGACGAGTCGCTGTCCCAGGTCTCGGTGACCGTGAGCCAGCCGGACACGGGCCGCGCGTGGACCACCGAAACGAACGCCGAGGGGCAGTACCACTTCTTCTGCCTCCCTCCTGGCGACTACACCGTGCGCGTCAGCAAGCCCACCTACGCCACGGTGGAGCGCGACTCCATCTCGGTCCGGGAGAAGCGCGTCCGCGTGTTCGACATGAAGCTGTATCCAGCGGACTACGAGCCGCCCCCACCCCCGCTCCCGCCGACCTCGGAGGGCTGTTACACCGTGGGCGCCACCGTGAATCCGGACTTCATCCGGACCATCCGGATCCAAGAAGCCAGCGTTCCTCCGACGCCAAGGTTGCGTGGCTTCACGTCCCTCGCGGAGCTGGCGCCGACCCCATGGATGGACTCCGTCGGCATCGGCACGAGATACGCCCCCTCGACGCGGCCCGCTCGCTGA
- a CDS encoding eCIS core domain-containing protein, whose amino-acid sequence MDFAHAKKPEVKPASRDAKAPRSQPEASATAPGVPLYLRGPLGSATPVTGAAPAPEAVADAQAPVGGLPAYLRGAMGLGAGTQAVPPVQAKLAVAPAKSALEEQADQVARTASAPASGPSSSATPPRPPATPNRLTGTSGEPLSPRVRERVEPVVGRNLSDVRVHQASDDRDAAESLRARAFTHKEHVFLGRGESAEDVELLAHEMTHVVQQTEGDAPPVQRKPADYRQPEDGEGPAARMRARIDEELADEDVPDERPDIDRGEVASKSLGLQPQARPDVDRAAQERPGVQAAATETAQVVDAPAQAEGEGEGGKGKKGEAGGGEAAAGDAEQSAAQDAFTLAAAEPQPQVPTPVAPVPQVAPVDAGGQALRPVENVDAAVTEIAEATQGMRDEGTSLQEAASNERANARILEGNLNLVRKGVAQSDLGVTTSQGHAAYRRTVLEQGRAALGVSRQKTTWVAEQAPQHLAKADAGREDSAGMAEESSSLSAESAANTPDDAEAAEKASEQRGEINQAGGDVNNLDRAFSGGQERARGLSADAAQAANLNTKAEAKLTESTSVLQRTDEKLSQMREQTDGARAQVEALADRPGEMVAQADETEAEGRSVVEQSFAVEERLREEQETHRQNTAAIPEETPEERALREEEGIEAPRLETHPPARPEPAQPEEGEAPPAANGGKAAAGARDGAPTEAKPEGAAQAAMQQAQATAAEGGDLQPIAPRPPSEASAETVVQRQPQAGYEDRWSFDPAGAIASHIPEVLGGTAPPKGQKRLSREELAEREQKRRKEDLEEIQRQAGKPFEQTTAWERRRIALRMMGRNLWSKLSGIPWPGFGALALGLVNPVTPLLGVVSGFGMIASGAANLVNIQAWQRDPIGNLLKIAADIATGLTIILGSITALAAVIAALCTALILVTFGILGPALGPVVAFCASVMVTTGGWTIAVGKFALLFQFLCFLKNLYEAGVARNAEELQRSSDRMSSDISAAGNVVLQMGMAKLAQVGGRGMQRGIIRAGGGARWGGGLTTRLGTAVRGAGRSIAKGGNFARLGAAVRQGLPRVPGAVGRGVRSIGAGIRNMPAQAVAAARALPGVIRSPIQSARRAFGWGMSRNYLLGRGVAPGLAGLRAAGTEGALLARLEAGGLSASAAQRALRVWEREGLEMLLADGLSAAEIHLLTQVSQATLRKLLLEFSSRELANLAAAVGVQGLETLATIEASTLRRLLAGLPPQSVVQLVTTVPREVLERLVAGGMAPARIAHLAGTLPPEVLNRLAFELTALELDRVVNELGEAVVSKMGIPGGLTSVELTELADVVAQTRAMPNIQGMNDWLTFEAKHGPAHARDAIAELREAQRLARESPGAIVTIGGDENAPMRNATDPMRSFDINVKDVATGAERNVEVTTARGTPNTPTEGYVTDSPDLTAGVQHAGDKAQSRIADGKPIAGDREAVIRVRFYQGQQQVGRGGRGGTITYDGTGTYSHQPPHPSAPARVRNILTDFESALPSIRNNHLLERVRLVDFDGNVIAEYARGPGGWTRVR is encoded by the coding sequence GTGGACTTCGCTCACGCCAAGAAGCCGGAGGTGAAGCCAGCGTCCCGGGACGCCAAGGCTCCCAGGTCCCAGCCGGAGGCCAGCGCCACGGCCCCAGGCGTTCCGCTCTACCTTCGCGGTCCCCTCGGCTCCGCCACCCCGGTGACTGGCGCGGCCCCAGCCCCCGAGGCCGTCGCGGACGCCCAGGCTCCGGTCGGAGGACTCCCCGCGTATCTGCGTGGAGCGATGGGGCTGGGCGCGGGGACCCAGGCGGTGCCGCCGGTGCAAGCCAAGCTGGCGGTCGCGCCGGCGAAGAGCGCGCTGGAGGAGCAGGCGGACCAGGTGGCTCGCACCGCGTCGGCGCCGGCCTCCGGACCCTCCTCGTCCGCGACGCCCCCTCGTCCACCCGCGACGCCCAACCGCCTCACGGGCACCTCGGGCGAGCCGCTGAGTCCCCGCGTCCGCGAGCGTGTCGAGCCCGTCGTCGGACGCAACCTCTCCGACGTGCGTGTCCATCAGGCGTCGGATGACCGCGACGCCGCGGAGAGCCTCCGGGCGCGCGCCTTCACCCACAAGGAGCACGTCTTCCTGGGCCGGGGTGAAAGCGCCGAGGACGTGGAGCTGCTCGCCCACGAGATGACCCACGTCGTCCAGCAGACAGAGGGCGACGCGCCCCCGGTGCAGCGCAAGCCGGCCGACTACCGCCAGCCCGAGGATGGCGAGGGCCCCGCCGCCCGGATGCGGGCGCGCATCGACGAGGAGCTCGCGGACGAGGACGTCCCGGACGAGCGGCCCGACATCGACCGGGGTGAAGTCGCGTCCAAGAGCCTCGGACTCCAACCCCAGGCGCGCCCGGACGTGGACAGGGCGGCGCAGGAGCGGCCGGGCGTCCAGGCCGCCGCGACCGAGACGGCGCAGGTGGTCGACGCGCCGGCCCAGGCTGAGGGCGAAGGGGAAGGCGGCAAGGGCAAGAAGGGCGAGGCGGGAGGCGGCGAGGCGGCCGCCGGGGACGCGGAGCAGTCGGCGGCGCAGGATGCCTTCACCCTGGCGGCGGCCGAGCCTCAGCCCCAGGTGCCCACGCCGGTCGCGCCAGTGCCCCAGGTGGCGCCCGTGGACGCGGGCGGCCAGGCGCTGCGGCCGGTGGAGAACGTGGACGCGGCCGTCACGGAGATCGCCGAGGCCACCCAGGGCATGCGCGACGAGGGCACGAGCCTGCAGGAGGCCGCGTCCAACGAGCGCGCCAACGCGCGCATCCTCGAGGGCAACCTCAACCTGGTCCGCAAGGGCGTGGCGCAATCGGACCTGGGCGTCACGACGTCACAGGGCCACGCGGCCTATCGACGCACCGTCCTGGAGCAGGGCCGCGCCGCCCTCGGCGTGTCGCGGCAGAAGACCACGTGGGTGGCGGAGCAGGCGCCGCAACACCTGGCCAAGGCGGACGCGGGCCGCGAGGACTCCGCGGGAATGGCCGAGGAGTCCTCGTCGCTGTCGGCCGAGAGCGCGGCCAATACGCCGGACGACGCCGAGGCCGCGGAGAAGGCCAGCGAGCAGCGCGGCGAAATCAACCAGGCCGGCGGCGACGTCAACAACCTGGACCGCGCGTTCTCCGGGGGTCAGGAGCGGGCCCGAGGACTGTCGGCCGACGCGGCACAGGCCGCGAACCTCAACACGAAGGCCGAGGCGAAGCTCACCGAGAGCACCAGCGTGCTCCAGCGCACGGACGAGAAGCTCTCGCAGATGCGCGAGCAGACCGACGGAGCCCGCGCCCAGGTCGAGGCGCTCGCGGACCGGCCGGGGGAGATGGTCGCCCAGGCGGACGAAACCGAGGCCGAGGGGCGCTCCGTGGTCGAGCAGTCGTTCGCCGTCGAGGAGCGGCTGCGCGAGGAGCAGGAGACCCACCGCCAGAACACGGCGGCCATCCCCGAGGAGACTCCCGAGGAGCGGGCGCTGCGCGAGGAGGAGGGAATCGAGGCGCCACGCCTCGAGACGCATCCTCCGGCGCGGCCGGAGCCCGCGCAGCCCGAGGAGGGAGAGGCGCCACCGGCGGCCAACGGAGGGAAGGCCGCCGCCGGTGCGCGTGACGGCGCTCCAACCGAGGCGAAGCCGGAGGGCGCGGCCCAGGCGGCGATGCAGCAGGCCCAGGCCACCGCGGCGGAAGGAGGCGACCTGCAGCCCATCGCGCCACGGCCACCCAGCGAGGCTAGCGCGGAGACAGTGGTGCAGCGCCAGCCCCAGGCGGGCTACGAGGACCGCTGGAGCTTCGACCCGGCGGGGGCAATCGCCAGCCACATTCCGGAAGTGCTCGGCGGCACGGCTCCGCCCAAGGGGCAGAAGCGGCTGAGTCGCGAGGAGCTCGCGGAGCGCGAGCAAAAGCGGCGCAAGGAGGACTTGGAAGAAATTCAAAGGCAGGCGGGCAAGCCATTCGAGCAGACCACGGCCTGGGAGCGGCGGCGCATCGCGCTGCGGATGATGGGGCGGAACCTGTGGTCGAAGCTCTCGGGCATCCCCTGGCCAGGGTTCGGCGCGCTGGCGCTCGGGCTGGTGAACCCGGTGACACCACTGCTGGGCGTGGTGTCGGGCTTCGGCATGATTGCCTCGGGCGCGGCGAACCTGGTCAACATCCAGGCCTGGCAGCGCGACCCCATCGGCAACCTGCTCAAGATCGCCGCGGACATCGCGACGGGCCTCACCATCATCCTGGGCTCCATCACCGCGCTGGCGGCGGTCATCGCCGCGCTGTGCACGGCGCTCATCCTGGTCACCTTCGGCATCCTCGGCCCCGCGCTGGGTCCGGTGGTGGCCTTCTGCGCCAGCGTCATGGTGACCACGGGCGGGTGGACCATCGCGGTCGGCAAGTTCGCGCTGCTCTTCCAGTTCCTCTGTTTCCTCAAGAACCTCTACGAGGCGGGCGTCGCGCGGAACGCGGAGGAGTTGCAGCGCTCGTCGGACCGGATGTCGAGCGACATCTCCGCCGCGGGCAACGTCGTGCTGCAGATGGGCATGGCGAAGCTGGCCCAGGTGGGCGGCCGTGGCATGCAGCGCGGCATCATCCGGGCCGGCGGCGGCGCGCGCTGGGGAGGCGGGCTGACCACGCGGCTCGGGACGGCGGTGCGCGGCGCGGGCCGGAGCATCGCGAAGGGAGGCAACTTCGCGAGGCTGGGAGCGGCCGTCCGTCAGGGCCTGCCTCGAGTGCCTGGAGCGGTGGGGCGCGGCGTCCGGAGCATCGGCGCGGGCATCCGCAACATGCCGGCGCAGGCGGTCGCGGCGGCGCGGGCGCTGCCGGGTGTCATCCGCTCGCCGATCCAGAGCGCGCGGCGCGCGTTCGGCTGGGGGATGTCGCGCAACTACCTGCTGGGCCGGGGCGTGGCGCCCGGCCTCGCGGGGCTGCGCGCTGCAGGGACGGAGGGCGCGTTGCTCGCGCGGCTCGAGGCCGGCGGCCTGAGCGCGTCGGCGGCACAGCGCGCCCTGCGGGTCTGGGAGCGCGAGGGCCTGGAGATGTTGCTCGCGGACGGGCTGAGCGCCGCGGAGATCCACCTCCTCACGCAGGTGTCCCAGGCCACCCTGCGGAAACTGCTGCTGGAGTTCTCCTCCCGAGAGCTCGCGAACCTCGCGGCGGCGGTGGGCGTCCAGGGGTTGGAGACCCTGGCGACCATCGAGGCCTCCACGCTGCGCCGCCTGTTGGCGGGGCTGCCTCCACAGAGCGTCGTGCAGCTCGTCACGACGGTGCCCAGAGAGGTACTGGAGCGGCTGGTCGCGGGCGGAATGGCGCCCGCGAGAATCGCGCACCTGGCGGGGACGCTGCCTCCCGAGGTGTTGAACCGGCTCGCCTTCGAGCTGACGGCCCTCGAGTTGGACCGGGTGGTCAACGAGCTGGGCGAGGCGGTCGTCTCGAAGATGGGCATCCCAGGTGGGCTGACGAGCGTCGAGCTGACCGAGCTCGCCGACGTGGTCGCCCAGACGCGCGCCATGCCGAACATCCAGGGGATGAACGACTGGCTCACCTTCGAGGCCAAGCATGGCCCGGCCCACGCCAGGGACGCGATTGCCGAGCTGCGCGAGGCGCAGCGCTTGGCCCGTGAGAGTCCTGGGGCCATCGTCACCATTGGTGGAGACGAGAACGCGCCAATGCGCAACGCCACCGACCCGATGCGGTCGTTCGACATCAACGTGAAGGACGTGGCGACCGGCGCCGAGCGCAACGTCGAAGTCACGACGGCCCGGGGCACGCCCAATACGCCCACGGAAGGCTACGTCACGGACTCTCCCGACCTCACCGCGGGCGTCCAACATGCCGGGGACAAAGCCCAGAGCCGGATTGCCGACGGCAAACCCATCGCGGGTGACCGGGAGGCCGTGATTCGCGTGCGGTTCTACCAGGGCCAGCAACAGGTAGGCCGTGGCGGACGCGGGGGCACCATCACCTACGACGGGACCGGCACCTACAGCCACCAGCCGCCTCACCCGTCCGCGCCGGCTCGGGTGCGCAACATCCTCACCGATTTCGAGAGTGCCCTCCCGAGCATCCGCAACAATCACCTCCTCGAGCGCGTCCGGTTGGTGGACTTCGATGGCAACGTGATTGCGGAGTACGCTCGCGGGCCAGGTGGCTGGACGAGGGTGCGGTGA